From the Simplicispira suum genome, the window ACCACACTGGCCGTGCCATGCGGCGTTGCTCGTCCTTGCCTGGCACGCCCATTGCGGCCATGGCGGGCGCATCCAACTGCCGTTTCTAGGCTCAACAGAGCCGTCGTGAAGGCGGCGCTCGGCGAGAAGAGCTGAGTGGCAACCATTCTCAATGGGCCTCTGTTGTTCCGACAACGCTGGCCGCGTTTGCGTCGCAAAGAGCGTCTCGGTGGAATGCCATGTCGACGAACCATGCAGTGGTCCAGCACAACCAGCCCGTCCACAGGGTGTGACTCTGAAAGTGCGCCCCGCGTATCTGCTGTGACAGGCCGAGCACAAACCCCGCTACGAGAACGCTTCCCAGCCAGATCCGCGCAGCGAGTGGCTGGCTTCGGCGCAGCACAAAATAGCCACCAATGAAGGCAAAACCTGCTGAAGCGTGTCCTGCGGGAAAACACTTGCCAGCGCCCCCATCGACCGTTCCCAGCGCCCAGTGCGAGGCGTAACGTGCAACGCCGCCAAACTCGGCAAGGTCCCAGGGGCAGCTGGTCGTACTGGCATATTTCAGGGCGCTCACTACCGCCAGCGCCAACAGAGTAGTGACTGCAAGTTGCAGTCGTTCAGCTCTGTTGGTACCGCGCAGGACACCGAAGGGCCACCAGACCGCCAGTACCAGCGCCAAAGCAGCCAACCACGCCAAGCGGCGTGCGCCCTCGTGCATCACGTGCACGAAGAACCATTGGTCACGCAAAGGAAAGCCATGAACTCCGCCGAACCAATGTGCCACCTCCCGATCCAGGCCCCCGGCATCCCAGGCAACCAACAGGCCGAAAGCAGCTAGCGTCCAGCCGAGAAGGTGTAGATTGTTGGTGTGTTGGGTGCTGTTGCGATGCGAACTGCGGGAGGCTACATGAGACATGTCGCACACACTAGGTGCAGCGACTTAATCAGGCATTAAGGGCGATCAGCACCCTATCCCAATTCGCAGGCGGTGCAGGCCTACTTAAGACACCGCACACATAGTCTGCGGGTCGAATCTACGAAGGTCGCCCGTGGATTCGTTTCTCCCCAGCGTCGTCGAAAAATCGCTTCACACCGGGTGCGCCCTGAAAATGCGTGCAACTGCTGCAAGAATGCGGACATGCGAATCTTGGTGGTCGAAGATGATGCAGGCATTGCCGAAGGCCTGGCTGCCAATTTGCGCCAGCGTGGATATGCGGTGGACGTGTGCGACAGTGTGGAGGGCGGTTGGAGCGCTTTGTGCCGCGAACGCTTCGATGCACTGGTCTTGGATCTTGGCCTCGTGGACGGTGACGGCGCGCAACTCCTGCAGCGCTTGCGTGCCCTTGCGTTTCCTCAAGCTTCCGCGACAGCGGCGTTGCCGGACTCGGCGCTCCCTGTTCTGATCATCACGGCGCGTGATGAGGTGGAGCAGCGTATCGCGGGCCTTGACAAGGGGGCAGAC encodes:
- a CDS encoding phosphatase PAP2 family protein, whose protein sequence is MSHVASRSSHRNSTQHTNNLHLLGWTLAAFGLLVAWDAGGLDREVAHWFGGVHGFPLRDQWFFVHVMHEGARRLAWLAALALVLAVWWPFGVLRGTNRAERLQLAVTTLLALAVVSALKYASTTSCPWDLAEFGGVARYASHWALGTVDGGAGKCFPAGHASAGFAFIGGYFVLRRSQPLAARIWLGSVLVAGFVLGLSQQIRGAHFQSHTLWTGWLCWTTAWFVDMAFHRDALCDANAASVVGTTEAH